The genomic stretch CAAGTTCAAAATTCTGTATTTTGTTTTAGAAGGTTCAAAACTCTCAAATATACCACGAGTAGAACTTTGCAGGCTGTGTGGAGTTGAATTTCTGCAGCAGTTTCATTTCAGCAGTAGTATGTCGTGACTGGTAGTTGTTTCCTTGACTACAAATTCAGAATTCATTTGTATTCTTACCACCGGTCTTTGTGTCAGAGCTAACATCACTACATCTGTCGGCGACACGACACACCGCTTGCAGTTGCTACCTTCTCTCCTTGAAGCATGGCATCAATAGCGTGCTTGCCTGATCCTACAACCGTTTTTTTCGCTCTGATTGACTTTCTAATCTGCAAATAATTTTTTGTTCCTTGCTCATGCAACACAAGGGTGGCACTTGGACCATGGCATCTCCCTGACATTAATGTACTGCCATTTTTTTCCAAGAATTTCGTAATTGATATCTTATTCTATACATTTCTATTTTAAAATTGTTGATTCAAACTTGCTAGGTTTCCTGACAATGTGTGGTAAGACGTGTGCTATCAATCAAATTTGGAATTCTCGAGAAGGTAATGATGTTTCTAAGAATAATTTTCACCTATAGCTGCAACTATTTTTTTACTTGCTTTTCCCAGTTATATTTCTGCAGTGATTTACCAAGTTAATTCCCCTCATGTTCGTTATCCATGTCTCTTCACTTGCATCCTCCACATTCGTCACTAAATACATGATACAACCACCTCCCTATGAGCTTGCGTATCGTCGTATCCGAGGAGCCCCACCCACTGGAGCTGCAACATCCGCGCACATGAGGTGCAACAGTCCCATGGTGCCCTGGCTTTGGAGCCGGAGCTAGGCTTGCTGCCGCCGCGAGATATTCATACACGTCGACATATGTGCCTGACCTTGCTGCTTCTACCTGATGAGCACGTGACAATTCCATTTGCCCGTGCATCTTTCATTATTCTTTTCTTTTCATATTTGTTCATTATGCTTGGTTACGGCAGTGAGATGCCATGTTAATTAGGAATGATTAATCATCACAAGGTGTATAAGGTAAAGTAAGGAATACCTGTATTGTTACATTCTGCTGCAGGAAGTGGCTTATTTTTTCTATATTAGAGGTTCACGTTGCATTTAAGTCCATTAGGTAAGGTTAACGACATCTTAATTTGGTACGGTTTTCACTCTGTCAAGCTAGAGAATTAGGACTGCAGCTGGAACGGTGATCAACTGGAATGCACATCAACTATCTTGAATATTGGTTAGTGCCTACATCATCCTAATGCCAATGGTTCTTCGCTAATAAAAGTCTAACTCGCAATATCACTTTATCATGCTATTTGCACATATTGTACTATTTGGTATAAAAAAGAATATGTATGCCATAATCTGAACCGGGGAATGAACTAGGTCCAAAAATATATAGAATGGCAAATGATCATGTGAAGACATTACGATGGAGGATGGGGTCATATGATCAAAAGGTTCTAGCTATTTCAAATATGCAGTCTGATTTTCCTTTCATATCTGCTGGTGTTTCAACTTCTTTTCTGCCATGTCATATCCAGTAGTAAATTGTAAGGACCCAAATGTGCAGACCTCACATGTGAGTTTCAGTGCTTCGGCTTAGGTTTAGTGCCTTGATCATGAAAAAAGATGATACTCCTATAATTTGACAATGCCTTCTTATTAGATTACCATGATTGATCCTAAAGGAAAATTCAAGCGCTGTTACATAGTGGACCTTTATTTAGACCATACcttcccgcagcaacgcgcggggaaTCGTCTAGGGTTTACAAAGGAAGTGAACGGCTATTTATAAGGCATGCTCACAATACACAGTTACACATAAATTACACACTCACATGTTCGTGCAAGCAAATAGACATGCGTCTATATAGGACTTTTACTTTCTTGTCAACTCGAGTAATTTCAATGCAGCTGACGTCTCTTGTAACTTATCATTACTTTTCCTTTAGGCGCTGGAGTTATCTTGCTCCAGTCTGCCTTTGGGAAAGAAGACATTAGCTCGAGCTCAAAGTTTCTTAGAAGATGGCTCCATATCAGTTTAATTTGCAGATAAGCAAAGGCCATCCCAGGGCAAATATGCCTTCCACCACCAAATGATGTGTACGAGAACTTGCCACCAACTTTGTCCTCCTGTCTCCCAGGACTAAACCGATCAGGGTCATACACCCCAGGGTCCTTGTAAATGTATGGCAGCTTGCTGTTAAATACAGTCGGGATTATGACGTTATGACCTCCTGGTATGCCATATTCATTTCCTTCCTTGGTGTGCACGTTGAATGTCTTATGTGCCTTCCGAAATAACACTGGCCCTGCTGGGTGCATCCTAAGTGCCTCCTTGATGCAATTGTGCAGGGTATCCATCTCTGACAAGGCATGGTGGTCTATCTGGTTGCCGTACTTACAAATGATATGTTTTTGCTCCTCGACGGCCACCTTTAAGAACTTGGTGTTGCTCAGCAAGCGAGCTCCAGTCCATATACTAGTGTGAGAACTGGTGTGTCTTGAAGTAGAAATGAGGATGATCATCATACCGGAGATTTCTGCTATGGTCGTGGGGCGACCATCCTTGTACTTGGAATCAATTAGCCTCTGTAATGCATCCTCCTGTGCTTGGCTGCGTGACCTAACTGCGGCAGAGAATATTTCTTTCAGTTTGATGTGTGCCTTGTCACGTCGGCGGTTTGTCGG from Triticum urartu cultivar G1812 unplaced genomic scaffold, Tu2.1 TuUngrouped_contig_5520, whole genome shotgun sequence encodes the following:
- the LOC125529326 gene encoding obtusifoliol 14-alpha demethylase-like; protein product: MYVMDWAAASTTLFSVVLFSIVTVVAAKLLKAENKFNNHVYTRPLPPVVNVLALIPPLLNKGLQATIQDLYTKFGSVFTINFLGPKVTLLIGPEVSAHFFQGLDSEISWGNLLEFTIPMYGQEVGYGVDTATRNEHSNFIIQALQPSKLRSHVDPIFQEVEAYFAKWGLDGTVDLKHELEQVLMLTSSRCLLADVARHQMILTEIYSLLHELENGANIISFLFPYIPTPTNRRRDKAHIKLKEIFSAAVRSRSQAQEDALQRLIDSKYKDGRPTTIAEISGMMIILISTSRHTSSHTSIWTGARLLSNTKFLKVAVEEQKHIICKYGNQIDHHALSEMDTLHNCIKEALRMHPAGPVLFRKAHKTFNVHTKEGNEYGIPGGHNVIIPTVFNSKLPYIYKDPGVYDPDRFSPGRQEDKVGGKFSYTSFGGGRHICPGMAFAYLQIKLIWSHLLRNFELELMSSFPKADWSKITPAPKGKVMISYKRRQLH